A DNA window from Aureibaculum sp. 2308TA14-22 contains the following coding sequences:
- a CDS encoding enoyl-ACP reductase FabI, which translates to MYNLLKGKRGIIFGALDENSIAWKTAERAHEEGAKFVLTNAPIAMRMGEINKLAEKTGSEIIPADATSLEDLENLVTKSTEILGGKLDFVLHSIGMSVNVRKKIHYTESNYDFTTKGWDVSAVSFHKVMNILYKQDAMNEWGSIVALTYMAAQRVFPDYNDMADNKAYLESIARSFGYFFGTDKKVRVNTISQSPTPTTAGQGVKGFDGFIAYAEKMSPLGNASAQDCADYTISLFSDLTKKVTLQNLFHDGGFSNMGVSQSVMDYFMKE; encoded by the coding sequence ATGTATAACTTATTAAAAGGAAAACGAGGAATTATTTTTGGTGCTTTAGATGAAAATTCCATAGCTTGGAAAACTGCTGAAAGAGCTCACGAAGAAGGTGCAAAATTTGTCTTGACCAACGCCCCAATCGCTATGCGAATGGGCGAAATTAATAAGTTAGCTGAAAAAACAGGTTCTGAAATTATACCAGCTGATGCCACTTCATTAGAAGATTTAGAAAATTTAGTTACAAAATCTACCGAAATTTTAGGCGGAAAACTAGATTTTGTATTGCATTCTATTGGAATGTCTGTAAATGTCAGAAAAAAAATACATTACACAGAATCAAATTACGATTTTACTACCAAAGGTTGGGATGTTTCAGCAGTTTCATTCCACAAAGTAATGAACATTTTATATAAACAAGATGCAATGAACGAATGGGGTTCTATTGTTGCATTAACGTATATGGCGGCACAACGTGTTTTTCCCGATTATAATGATATGGCAGACAACAAAGCCTATTTAGAATCCATTGCCAGAAGTTTTGGTTACTTTTTTGGAACTGACAAAAAAGTAAGGGTTAATACTATTTCACAATCACCTACTCCAACTACCGCAGGGCAGGGTGTTAAAGGCTTTGATGGTTTTATTGCATATGCCGAAAAAATGTCACCATTAGGTAATGCTTCTGCCCAAGATTGTGCAGATTATACCATTTCTTTATTTTCTGATTTGACAAAGAAAGTAACATTGCAAAATTTGTTTCATGATGGAGGTTTTTCTAATATGGGTGTTAGTCAGTCAGTTATGGATTATTTTATGAAGGAATAA
- a CDS encoding T9SS type A sorting domain-containing protein, with translation MMKGKTTYGLIIAFFLVFTGLSQVNASEFAPPANDDCANAITLTVNTDYLCGTVTAGTLVDATASSLASDGATGSCPSVATKANDDVWFKFVATDASHKVQLSNIAGSTSDLYMNVFNGGVSGNCPTTASDTPIYCSDPESVDLSSLTAGNTYFIRVYSNSTASGATTTFDVCVGTMPSAPTNDDCANADVISSLPHNANYDATSATNNAGFISATGCVDMNDGVWFKMIGDGGNITVTAAPSSWDLGITVYTGSCGTFTCVDDSNIGTIDVIESVTFASTNGTTYYINIAYPSGTVDNSEGTFDLAITSSTLSIDKILDKGFTYYPNPVDKVLKMRANENIQQVSLYSILGKEIMRVNQNDVQADLNLNNLPAGTYFVKAYVGGSSGTFKILKK, from the coding sequence ATGATGAAAGGAAAAACTACATACGGATTAATAATCGCGTTTTTCTTAGTGTTTACAGGATTATCGCAAGTGAATGCAAGCGAATTTGCTCCACCTGCTAATGACGATTGTGCCAATGCTATAACTTTAACAGTAAATACAGATTATTTATGTGGAACTGTTACTGCAGGAACATTGGTAGATGCTACTGCATCTTCTTTGGCATCTGATGGTGCCACAGGTAGTTGTCCTAGTGTTGCTACAAAAGCTAATGATGATGTATGGTTTAAGTTTGTTGCTACAGACGCATCACATAAAGTTCAACTATCGAATATAGCTGGTAGTACTTCTGACTTATATATGAATGTTTTTAACGGAGGAGTATCCGGTAATTGTCCAACCACGGCTTCTGATACGCCAATTTATTGTAGTGATCCAGAAAGTGTTGATTTAAGCAGTCTTACAGCTGGTAATACCTATTTTATTAGAGTTTACAGTAATTCAACTGCCAGTGGTGCTACTACAACTTTTGATGTTTGTGTAGGTACAATGCCATCTGCACCAACTAATGACGATTGTGCTAATGCTGATGTAATCAGTAGTTTACCACACAATGCAAATTACGACGCCACTTCTGCAACAAATAATGCTGGTTTTATCTCAGCTACCGGCTGCGTAGATATGAACGACGGTGTTTGGTTTAAAATGATAGGTGATGGAGGTAATATTACAGTAACGGCAGCTCCTAGTTCTTGGGATTTAGGAATAACTGTTTACACAGGGTCTTGTGGTACTTTTACTTGTGTTGATGATAGTAATATTGGTACGATAGACGTTATTGAAAGTGTAACTTTCGCCTCAACGAATGGTACAACTTATTATATTAATATAGCATATCCAAGTGGAACAGTAGATAATTCTGAAGGAACTTTTGATCTTGCTATAACATCTTCGACCTTATCAATTGATAAAATTTTGGATAAAGGATTTACCTATTACCCAAACCCGGTTGATAAAGTATTAAAAATGAGAGCTAATGAGAATATTCAACAAGTTAGTTTATATTCTATTTTAGGAAAAGAAATTATGCGAGTAAATCAGAATGATGTACAAGCTGATTTAAATTTAAATAATTTACCTGCAGGAACTTATTTTGTAAAAGCTTATGTTGGAGGTAGTAGCGGAACATTTAAAATCCTTAAAAAATAA
- a CDS encoding glycosyltransferase, translating to MNLNFSIIIPVYNRPDELDELLSSIASQHFKEDFEVLVIEDGSNLTAKHIVDSFKDAFDINYLTKDNSGPGLSRNFGMQHANGNYFIILDSDCILPENYLAIVSDRLSNSFTDAYGGADAAHTSFTKIQKAINYAMTSVLTTGGLRGNKNLKKFQPRSFNMGLSKRAFEKTGGFNAMRFGEDINLTFRLWENNFETQFIEEAYVYHKRRVSWKSFFKQTFNFGAARPILNKLHPNTAKITYWFPSVFVIGFILSTIGLLFNFKWFISLFSIYLILILLDSFIKSKNIVVAFLSIWATLVMFFGYGLGFLRSKVKLLVGKSPKQAFPEMFR from the coding sequence TTGAATCTTAACTTTTCTATAATAATTCCAGTTTATAATCGTCCAGATGAACTTGACGAACTATTGTCGAGCATTGCTTCACAACATTTTAAAGAAGATTTTGAGGTATTAGTTATAGAAGATGGTTCTAATTTAACTGCTAAACATATTGTTGATAGTTTTAAGGATGCATTTGATATTAACTATTTAACCAAAGACAATTCAGGCCCAGGCTTAAGCAGGAATTTTGGTATGCAACATGCCAACGGCAATTATTTTATCATTTTAGATTCAGACTGTATTTTACCAGAAAACTATCTAGCAATTGTTTCAGATAGACTTTCTAATAGTTTTACAGATGCTTATGGAGGTGCGGATGCAGCACATACATCTTTTACCAAAATTCAAAAAGCAATAAATTATGCCATGACTTCTGTTTTAACCACAGGAGGACTTAGAGGAAATAAAAACTTAAAAAAATTCCAACCCCGAAGTTTTAATATGGGATTGTCTAAAAGAGCTTTTGAAAAAACAGGAGGTTTTAACGCTATGCGTTTCGGTGAGGACATCAACCTTACTTTTAGGTTGTGGGAAAACAATTTTGAAACTCAATTCATTGAAGAAGCCTATGTTTACCATAAGAGAAGAGTTAGCTGGAAAAGTTTTTTTAAACAAACTTTTAATTTTGGTGCTGCAAGACCTATCTTAAATAAATTGCACCCAAACACAGCCAAAATAACGTATTGGTTTCCAAGTGTTTTTGTAATTGGCTTTATTCTATCAACAATTGGTCTACTTTTTAATTTTAAATGGTTTATTTCTTTATTCTCAATTTATTTAATACTTATTTTATTAGACTCCTTTATTAAAAGCAAGAATATAGTCGTTGCGTTTTTAAGTATTTGGGCAACATTGGTAATGTTTTTTGGTTATGGTTTAGGTTTTTTACGTTCTAAGGTTAAATTATTAGTGGGTAAATCACCAAAACAAGCTTTCCCAGAGATGTTTAGATAA
- a CDS encoding pyridoxal-phosphate dependent enzyme, whose product MQYAKNILETIGNTPLVKLNTITQEVDALVLAKVETFNPGNSVKDRMAVKMIDDAEVDGRLKPGGTIIEGTSGNTGMGLALAAIVRGYKLICVISDKQSKEKMDILRAVDAEVIVCPTNVEPEDPRSYYSVSKRLATETPNSWYVNQYDNPSNSLAHYEQTGPEIWEQTDGKITHFVVGVGTGGTISGVGKFLKEKNSNIKIWGVDTYGSVFKKYHETGVFDENEIYPYITEGIGEDILPENVNFDIIDGFTKVTDKDAAVFTRKLAKEEGIFCGNSAGSAIKGLLQFKEHFKPEDVVVVLFHDHGSRYVGKMFNDDWMRERGFLDEEITTAIDLIKDRLSSQLITAKTEELVSHAIERMRKHDISQIPVEDQNGFVGSIDESDLFKLYFEDKNIADKPIKAVMRKAFPIVKKDAPIDKISNLINKDNKAVLVDLDNGSYQIITKYDVISAIH is encoded by the coding sequence ATGCAATACGCAAAAAACATATTAGAGACTATTGGTAATACACCACTGGTAAAATTGAATACTATAACTCAGGAAGTTGATGCTTTGGTATTGGCCAAAGTGGAAACTTTTAATCCGGGAAATTCAGTAAAAGACAGGATGGCGGTTAAAATGATTGATGATGCCGAAGTAGATGGAAGGTTAAAACCTGGAGGAACAATAATTGAAGGTACATCTGGTAATACTGGTATGGGCTTAGCGTTGGCTGCTATTGTTAGAGGTTACAAATTAATCTGTGTAATAAGCGATAAGCAATCCAAAGAAAAAATGGATATTTTACGTGCCGTAGATGCAGAAGTTATCGTTTGTCCTACCAATGTAGAGCCTGAAGATCCTCGTTCTTATTATTCCGTATCTAAAAGATTAGCTACCGAAACCCCAAATTCTTGGTATGTAAACCAATACGATAACCCTTCAAATAGTTTGGCTCATTACGAGCAAACCGGACCAGAAATTTGGGAGCAAACGGATGGTAAAATAACACATTTTGTGGTTGGTGTAGGTACAGGAGGAACCATTTCTGGAGTTGGTAAATTCCTTAAAGAGAAAAACTCTAATATAAAAATTTGGGGAGTAGATACGTACGGATCAGTTTTTAAAAAATATCACGAAACAGGTGTTTTTGATGAGAATGAGATTTATCCTTACATAACTGAAGGTATCGGTGAAGACATTCTACCAGAAAATGTAAATTTTGATATCATCGATGGTTTTACAAAAGTTACGGATAAAGATGCTGCCGTTTTTACTAGAAAATTAGCAAAAGAAGAGGGCATTTTTTGTGGTAATTCTGCAGGTTCCGCAATAAAGGGATTACTTCAATTTAAAGAGCATTTTAAACCTGAAGATGTTGTTGTGGTATTGTTTCACGATCATGGTAGTCGTTATGTGGGGAAAATGTTTAATGATGATTGGATGCGAGAACGCGGCTTTTTAGATGAAGAAATTACCACGGCAATAGATTTAATTAAGGACAGATTGAGCAGTCAGCTCATTACTGCAAAAACTGAAGAGCTGGTCTCTCATGCTATAGAAAGAATGCGTAAGCATGATATTTCTCAAATCCCTGTTGAAGACCAAAATGGATTTGTAGGCTCAATAGATGAGAGCGATCTGTTCAAACTCTATTTTGAAGATAAAAATATAGCGGACAAACCTATAAAAGCCGTAATGCGAAAAGCGTTTCCTATTGTAAAAAAAGACGCACCAATTGATAAAATTTCTAATCTAATAAACAAGGATAATAAAGCTGTTCTAGTTGATTTAGATAATGGAAGCTATCAAATTATTACCAAATATGATGTAATTTCAGCCATACATTAA
- a CDS encoding M20/M25/M40 family metallo-hydrolase: protein MKTNLIKILCINFLLLTSFSFAQKLSKNEKKLLKTIETNNTDAITFLKKVVNINSGTMNHDGVKKVGMVFKEAYENIGFNTSWIDMSEVNRSGHLFAESSPKKVKGKKLLLIGHLDTVFEEDSEFQEFTMVNDSIAHAPGGNDMKGGDVIMLYALKALADNGLLKNAQIIAAYTGDEESSGKPISISRKDLVEAAKRSDIALGFETSTGFNNATVARRGSSGWKVEVSGKRAHSSGVFNERVGAGAIFEISRILNEFYTKVKGEQYLTFNPGVILGGTTLNLDEALSKGSAFGKSNVVAQMAYVSGGLRFISEEQKENAREKMREIVANNLPHTSAKISFTDSYPAMGPTEGNHKLLQVLDQVSKDLNQGGVEAYDPGRRGAADVSFVAEYVDCLDGLGTMGNGAHTPNETVNLNTIEDLTKRTAILIYRLINQK, encoded by the coding sequence ATGAAAACAAACCTTATCAAAATTCTATGTATCAACTTTTTGCTACTGACAAGTTTTAGTTTTGCTCAGAAACTATCCAAAAACGAAAAGAAGCTTTTAAAAACAATAGAAACAAATAACACTGATGCGATTACTTTTCTAAAAAAAGTAGTGAACATTAATAGTGGTACAATGAACCATGATGGAGTAAAAAAAGTAGGTATGGTCTTCAAAGAAGCCTATGAAAACATTGGGTTCAATACAAGTTGGATAGACATGTCTGAAGTTAACCGTTCTGGGCATTTATTTGCGGAATCTTCTCCTAAAAAGGTAAAAGGCAAAAAGTTATTGTTAATAGGACATCTAGATACTGTTTTTGAAGAAGATAGCGAGTTTCAAGAATTTACGATGGTAAATGACAGTATAGCCCATGCACCGGGAGGCAATGATATGAAAGGTGGTGATGTGATTATGTTATATGCCCTAAAAGCCTTGGCAGATAATGGATTGTTAAAGAATGCTCAAATAATAGCAGCTTATACAGGTGACGAAGAGAGTAGTGGAAAACCTATAAGTATCAGTAGAAAAGATTTAGTTGAAGCTGCTAAACGAAGCGATATTGCCTTGGGTTTTGAAACGTCAACTGGTTTTAACAATGCCACAGTAGCTAGAAGAGGTTCTTCTGGTTGGAAGGTTGAGGTTTCTGGTAAGCGTGCACATTCCTCAGGTGTTTTTAACGAGCGGGTAGGTGCAGGTGCTATTTTTGAAATTTCAAGGATTTTAAATGAATTTTATACCAAAGTAAAGGGAGAACAGTACCTAACTTTTAATCCAGGTGTGATTTTGGGTGGCACAACACTCAACTTAGATGAAGCACTGAGCAAAGGCTCGGCTTTTGGGAAAAGTAATGTTGTGGCTCAAATGGCCTATGTTAGTGGAGGGCTACGTTTTATCTCTGAAGAACAAAAGGAGAACGCAAGGGAAAAAATGCGAGAAATTGTTGCCAACAACTTACCACATACTTCTGCTAAAATTAGTTTTACGGATAGCTATCCCGCTATGGGACCAACAGAGGGTAACCATAAATTATTACAAGTTTTAGATCAGGTAAGTAAAGATTTGAACCAAGGTGGAGTAGAAGCCTATGATCCGGGTAGAAGAGGAGCGGCGGATGTTTCTTTTGTTGCAGAATATGTAGATTGCCTTGACGGATTGGGTACGATGGGTAATGGTGCACACACTCCGAATGAGACGGTAAACCTAAACACTATTGAAGATTTGACCAAAAGGACGGCAATTCTTATTTATAGGTTGATTAACCAGAAATAA
- a CDS encoding DUF2851 family protein, with protein MFKEDFLHYIWKYKLFSTEKLLTTQKERVVILNSGEHNFNSGSDFFNAKLEIDNQLWAGNVEIHIKSSDWYVHGHEKDSNYDNTILHVVWQHDINVYRKDNSVIPTLVLESYIQKDILNNYLQLFSSQRKWINCENDINNINEFQFSNWLERLYIERLEEKSKLIKRLLLDSKNDWEAVLFKMLAKNFGLKVNGDAFFNLANQLEYSVIRKQSHSLIALEALLFGQSNLLDEDIQDSYYIDLQTEYNFLKSKYQLTNNENIAVQFFRLRPNNFPTIRIAQLAALFSQKQNLFSKIIAVSNVKEYYEIFDISVSSFWKTHYSFTSQSKKSQKKLTKPFIDLLLINTIIPLKFMYLKSIDKLNETEIIDIVTELKPEKNSIIDKFNQLGVTSKSSLETQALLQLKNNYCEKQKCLECVVGKSLISKNCN; from the coding sequence ATGTTTAAAGAAGATTTTTTACACTATATATGGAAATATAAATTATTTTCAACAGAAAAATTACTGACTACCCAAAAAGAACGTGTTGTAATACTAAATAGTGGAGAACATAACTTTAATTCAGGCTCTGATTTTTTTAATGCTAAACTAGAAATAGATAATCAACTTTGGGCGGGTAATGTAGAGATTCACATAAAATCTTCTGATTGGTATGTACATGGTCATGAAAAAGACAGTAATTACGACAATACCATTTTACATGTAGTTTGGCAGCACGATATTAATGTATATAGAAAAGACAATAGTGTAATCCCAACTTTAGTTCTAGAAAGCTATATCCAAAAAGATATATTAAACAACTATCTACAATTATTCTCGTCTCAACGTAAATGGATTAATTGTGAAAATGATATAAATAACATTAATGAATTTCAATTTTCTAATTGGCTAGAAAGACTATATATTGAAAGGTTAGAAGAAAAATCTAAGTTAATTAAAAGGTTGCTTTTAGATTCTAAAAACGATTGGGAAGCCGTATTATTTAAAATGTTAGCTAAAAACTTTGGGCTTAAAGTAAACGGGGATGCCTTTTTTAACCTTGCCAATCAGTTGGAGTATAGTGTTATTAGAAAACAATCGCATAGCTTAATCGCTTTGGAAGCCTTGTTGTTCGGACAAAGTAATTTATTAGATGAAGATATTCAGGATTCTTATTATATTGATTTGCAGACAGAATATAATTTCTTAAAATCCAAATATCAATTAACTAACAATGAGAATATAGCTGTTCAATTTTTTAGGTTAAGACCTAACAATTTTCCGACAATTCGTATTGCTCAATTGGCAGCTTTATTTAGTCAGAAGCAAAACCTATTTTCTAAAATTATAGCGGTTTCTAACGTAAAAGAGTATTATGAAATTTTTGATATTTCAGTCTCTAGTTTTTGGAAAACACATTATTCATTCACATCTCAGTCAAAAAAGAGTCAAAAAAAACTCACTAAACCTTTTATTGATTTATTATTAATAAATACAATCATTCCATTGAAATTCATGTATTTAAAATCTATTGATAAATTAAATGAAACAGAGATAATAGACATCGTTACGGAGTTAAAACCCGAAAAAAACAGTATTATTGATAAATTTAATCAATTAGGTGTAACATCTAAATCTTCATTAGAAACACAAGCATTGCTGCAGCTAAAGAATAATTATTGTGAAAAACAAAAATGCTTGGAATGTGTTGTAGGTAAAAGCTTAATCAGTAAAAATTGCAATTAA